In Thermoanaerobaculia bacterium, the genomic stretch CCTTTTCCCAGATGAAACTTGCATGGCTTCCCACGGTCGATTTCCCCTTTGTCTTCGTCTGGGCACCGTACCCCAATTCATCCCCGTCCTACGTGGAGCGGTACATTGCCCGCCCCATAGAGGAACAGCTTGCCGCGCTGGGAGGCTATAACAGCATGCATTCTTCCTCCTACCCGGACGGAGCGGAATTTCGGCTTGAATATCCGTGGGGTGTCAAAATGGATTCCACCCGCGTCCGAGTGACGGAGCGACTGGACCGGGCCCGGACCGAATTGCCGGAGGGTATGCTTCCGATTCGGGTATTCACGTTCGACTCGCAGTCCATTCCCATTGTTGAAGCCAGAATCGCTGCGGAGGGTCTGGATCTTTCCCGGAATTACCCACTTATCGACCAGCAGATCATTCGGCGGCTCCAGCGCGTTCCCGGCGTGGCAAAGGTGGATGTGGGCGGTATCCAGCCCATGGAAGTCAGGATCGAACTCCGTCTGAACGACATCTACCGATATCGAATTCCCATGGGCGAACTCATCCAGGACCTCCGAACACTCAACACGGATGAAACGCTGGGCCTGGTACGGGAAGGGGATCAGATTTTCAGCGCCACAGCTATCGGGAGGATGGATTCCTTCAAAGAATTTGAAGATCGGCCCATTCTTGGAGGCAGGCTGAAGCTGAAAGATATCGCCGACATTGTCTATGAACAGCCAAGGCTGGAATTTTACAGGCATGTAAACGGAAAACGGGCTGTGGGCGTGGAAGTTTTTAAGGAATCGACCGCCAATACCGTAGAAGTCGCATCCCGGGTCAAGCAGGTGATCGATGAGGATATCAATCGAGATCCTCTCCTGAAAGGGATCCATTTCTTTACATGGAACGATCAGGCAAAGGACATCGTGGACGGGCTAAAAGGCCTTTTAACAGCAGGTATCTGGGGAGCCATCCTGGCTGCTCTCGTCCTGGCATTCTTTCTCCGCCATCCGATCCCCACAATCATGATTTCCCTGAGCATCCCCTTCTCTCTTCTGATGGCCGGCACCATTCTCTTCGTGATGGGAAAGACATTGAACATGCTGACCATGATGGGACTCATGATCGCCGTCGGCATGCTTGTGGACAACTGTATCGTGGTTCTTGAAGCGATTGTGCGCCGGATCTGGGACGGGGAAGAACCTGACTCCGCCGCCCTGGGAGGCTCAAAGGAAGTGGGCGTGGCGGTTACCGCCGCCACACTTACCACGGTAATCGTCTTTCTTCCGTTACTTGTGGGCGGGAAGGGGGAGCTCTTCATGTGGCTGAAAGATGTCGGCGTCACAGTCACGATTACGATCATCTGCTCGCTCTTTGCCGCACTGACCCTGATCCCCTTTCTCTTCGGCCAGATTAAGCGTCTTCACTGGAAAATCAGTGGTGATTTTCTTGCCGGGTTAAAGGCACGATATATTTCCATCCTCTCCGCATCCCTTCACCATCGCTGGAAAATGTTTATCATCGCGATCTTCCTGCTGGTGCTGTCCATCCTCCCGCTGGCCGCCGGCTGGGTCAAAATGAGCACCTTTCAGGGAGGAACCAAAAACACGCGAATTGGATACCGATATATCTTTCGAGACCACTTTCCCCTGAGCGAAGTGGAAACACGTATCTCCATCATGGAGCACTATCTGGACACGCTTCGGGATACCTGGGGAATCGAGACCGTCTATTCCTTTATGGGAGAGGACGGAGGCGGTACCATTCTGAACCTCTCTCGAAACCTTAAAGATGAAGAGGCCAAGGAGTTAAGAAGAATCATCCGGGAGGAGCACCCGCCCCTTCCCGGAATGGAGATTCGATTCTGGCATCAGGAAGAAGACGAGGGGGGACAGCAGGTGCAGATCTATCTGAACGCCGACAGCATGGAGTCGGTCCAGGAGATCCTTCCCATCGTTCAGAAACAGCTTGAGTCGATCGAAGGCCTGGAGGATGTCCATTCCGATCTTCAGGCTCCCAGCGAGGAGATCGTTGCCTCCCTGGACCCCGAAAAAGCCCGCCGTCTCGATCTCACGCCCATGGATCTCTCTCAAATGTTCGCATTTACCCTGGGATCCCAGCGCCTCCATCGCTATG encodes the following:
- a CDS encoding efflux RND transporter permease subunit, giving the protein MILSTLAVRRPVTTAMIFCVVILLGIISFSQMKLAWLPTVDFPFVFVWAPYPNSSPSYVERYIARPIEEQLAALGGYNSMHSSSYPDGAEFRLEYPWGVKMDSTRVRVTERLDRARTELPEGMLPIRVFTFDSQSIPIVEARIAAEGLDLSRNYPLIDQQIIRRLQRVPGVAKVDVGGIQPMEVRIELRLNDIYRYRIPMGELIQDLRTLNTDETLGLVREGDQIFSATAIGRMDSFKEFEDRPILGGRLKLKDIADIVYEQPRLEFYRHVNGKRAVGVEVFKESTANTVEVASRVKQVIDEDINRDPLLKGIHFFTWNDQAKDIVDGLKGLLTAGIWGAILAALVLAFFLRHPIPTIMISLSIPFSLLMAGTILFVMGKTLNMLTMMGLMIAVGMLVDNCIVVLEAIVRRIWDGEEPDSAALGGSKEVGVAVTAATLTTVIVFLPLLVGGKGELFMWLKDVGVTVTITIICSLFAALTLIPFLFGQIKRLHWKISGDFLAGLKARYISILSASLHHRWKMFIIAIFLLVLSILPLAAGWVKMSTFQGGTKNTRIGYRYIFRDHFPLSEVETRISIMEHYLDTLRDTWGIETVYSFMGEDGGGTILNLSRNLKDEEAKELRRIIREEHPPLPGMEIRFWHQEEDEGGQQVQIYLNADSMESVQEILPIVQKQLESIEGLEDVHSDLQAPSEEIVASLDPEKARRLDLTPMDLSQMFAFTLGSQRLHRYETRQGEVEVRFALREEDRENIEDLQNLLITANGEKPVRLGEVATFQTRGRPTSIERENRKVGIGVRAIYEGKNFQEARKTMAQALDSVMAPGVTWSWSSRMQRQDEEGSQMVLQLLLALVLIYCVMASLFESLSHPFAIVLAMPYALFGVAWFFLITGSPLNLMAQIGLLILMGIVVNNGIVYLDRVHQLRKEGMERTEALLRGGGDRLRPILMTAATTIVGLLPLALGRAAITGAYYYPLARTVVGGLLTSTFLTLLILPYIYSIVDDAGVRIRAFRPRMLLRLPGFFFRGTLFLVTLPARPVRFLLSRRKENREDL